The Brassica napus cultivar Da-Ae chromosome C7, Da-Ae, whole genome shotgun sequence genome has a segment encoding these proteins:
- the LOC106382005 gene encoding 1,8-cineole synthase 1, chloroplastic isoform X1 translates to MASLYMTSALIYQNVITHNNFRLPSFICRSMTKMTPDNVSVDVRRRRSGNYQPSPWDHSYLLSINNKYAKDQEKVIARDSLKEKVRKMLGAETRSRLEQLELIDDLQKLGISYHFEVEINNILMEFHHQNGRSIRKYDKEEDLHATSLEIRLLRQHGFHVSEDIFDVIINKIESETFKGDDINSIISLYEASYLPTKSDTKLREVIRPFATEQIRKFVDSGHDGETCNLEVREKAIHALEMPYHWRMRRLETRWYIAVYEKKHDMNIVLLEFAKIDFNIVQIAHQEDLKYVSSWWKETCLVNQLPFVRDRIVENYFWTVGLIYEPQFGNIRRIMSIVNALVTTIDDIYDIYGTLEELELFTDLVDNWDVNRLDELPEYMRLCFLILFNEINSIGCDILKYKNIDVIPFLKKSWADLCNTYLVEAKWYKKGYKPSVEEYMQNAWISISAPTILIHFYCIFSDQISVQILESLSQHRQEIVRCAATILRLANDLGTSPELARGDVLKSAQCYMHETGASEEEAHAHVQQMICDTWDEINSETITARTSLLLSRGFVEAAVNLARMSQCMYQYGDGHGCPDKAKTVERVTSLLVNPVPLDGLN, encoded by the exons ATGGCTAGTTTATATATGACATCAGCTCTTATTTACCAAAATGTTATTACCCATAATAACTTCCGTCTTCCAAGTTTCATATGCAGATCCATGACCAAAATGACGCCGGATAATGTTTCTGTTGATGTCCGCCGTCGACGCTCCGGCAACTATCAGCCTTCTCCTTGGGACCATAGCTATCTCCTCtctatcaataataaatatgcG AAAGATCAAGAGAAAGTGATAGCTAGAGATTCGTTGAAGGAAAAAGTGAGGAAGATGCTTGGTGCTGAGACAAGGAGTCGTCTCGAGCAATTAGAGCTCATAGACGATTTGCAAAAACTTGGCATTTCATATCATTTTGAGGtagaaataaataacattttaatgGAGTTTCATCATCAAAATGGAAGAAGCATCAGGAAATATgacaaagaagaagatttgCATGCAACGTCCCTCGAAATCCGACTACTTAGACAACATGGTTTTCATGTATCAGAAG ACATATTTGATGTGATAATCAACAAAATAGAAAGTGAAACGTTCAAGGGTGACGATATAAATAGTATCATATCTTTGTATGAAGCTTCATATCTCCCCACGAAATCGGATACTAAATTGCGTGAAGTCATCAGACCTTTTGCGACagaacaaataagaaaatttgttgATAGTGGTCATGATGGTGAAACATGCAACCTTGAGGTACGTGAGAAGGCGATTCATGCGCTAGAAATGCCGTACCATTGGAGAATGAGAAGGCTAGAAACGAGATGGTACATAGCTGTGTACGAGAAGAAACATGACATGAATATTGTCTTGCTCGAATTTGCAAAAATCGATTTCAATATCGTACAAATTGCTCATCAAGAAGATCTCAAATACGTTTCCAG CTGGTGGAAGGAAACGTGTTTGGTTAACCAACTTCCTTTTGTAAGAGACAGAATAGTCGAGAATTATTTTTGGACCGTTGGATTAATATATGAACCTCAATTTGGAAATATACGACGGATCATGAGTATAGTCAATGCACTTGTTACAACCATTGACGACATTTACGATATATATGGCACTCTTGAAGAGCTTGAACTTTTCACTGACTTGGTTGATAA TTGGGATGTAAATCGTCTTGATGAGCTACCCGAGTACATGAGGTTGTGTTTTCTTATTCTGTTCAATGAAATCAACAGCATTGGATGTGAcattcttaaatataaaaatattgacgTCATCCCTTTTCTAAAAAAATCG TGGGCAGATTTATGTAATACATATCTAGTTGAAGCAAAGTGGTACAAAAAAGGATACAAACCAAGCGTGGAAGAATACATGCAAAATGCTTGGATTTCAATTTCTGCCCCAACAATATTGATTCACTTTTACTGCATTTTCTCTGACCAAATATCGGTTCAAATCTTGGAAAGTTTGTCTCAACACCGTCAAGAAATTGTCCGATGCGCGGCCACCATCCTTCGTCTGGCTAATGACCTTGGAACTTCGCCG GAATTGGCGAGAGGAGACGTTCTCAAATCTGCCCAGTGTTACATGCACGAGACGGGAGCGTCGGAGGAAGAGGCACATGCACACGTGCAGCAGATGATCTGTGACACGTGGGATGAAATTAACTCCGAAACAATAACGGCACGCACTTCATTGTTACTGTCTCGAGGTTTTGTGGAAGCCGCAGTTAACCTGGCACGCATGTCGCAGTGCATGTACCAATACGGCGATGGTCATGGATGTCCCGACAAAGCGAAAACCGTTGAGCGTGTCACGTCCTTGCTTGTTAATCCGGTCCCATTAGATGGActtaattaa
- the LOC106382005 gene encoding 1,8-cineole synthase 1, chloroplastic isoform X2: MASLYMTSALIYQNVITHNNFRLPSFICRSMTKMTPDNVSVDVRRRRSGNYQPSPWDHSYLLSINNKYAKDQEKVIARDSLKEKVRKMLGAETRSRLEQLELIDDLQKLGISYHFEVEINNILMEFHHQNGRSIRKYDKEEDLHATSLEIRLLRQHGFHVSEASYLPTKSDTKLREVIRPFATEQIRKFVDSGHDGETCNLEVREKAIHALEMPYHWRMRRLETRWYIAVYEKKHDMNIVLLEFAKIDFNIVQIAHQEDLKYVSSWWKETCLVNQLPFVRDRIVENYFWTVGLIYEPQFGNIRRIMSIVNALVTTIDDIYDIYGTLEELELFTDLVDNWDVNRLDELPEYMRLCFLILFNEINSIGCDILKYKNIDVIPFLKKSWADLCNTYLVEAKWYKKGYKPSVEEYMQNAWISISAPTILIHFYCIFSDQISVQILESLSQHRQEIVRCAATILRLANDLGTSPELARGDVLKSAQCYMHETGASEEEAHAHVQQMICDTWDEINSETITARTSLLLSRGFVEAAVNLARMSQCMYQYGDGHGCPDKAKTVERVTSLLVNPVPLDGLN, encoded by the exons ATGGCTAGTTTATATATGACATCAGCTCTTATTTACCAAAATGTTATTACCCATAATAACTTCCGTCTTCCAAGTTTCATATGCAGATCCATGACCAAAATGACGCCGGATAATGTTTCTGTTGATGTCCGCCGTCGACGCTCCGGCAACTATCAGCCTTCTCCTTGGGACCATAGCTATCTCCTCtctatcaataataaatatgcG AAAGATCAAGAGAAAGTGATAGCTAGAGATTCGTTGAAGGAAAAAGTGAGGAAGATGCTTGGTGCTGAGACAAGGAGTCGTCTCGAGCAATTAGAGCTCATAGACGATTTGCAAAAACTTGGCATTTCATATCATTTTGAGGtagaaataaataacattttaatgGAGTTTCATCATCAAAATGGAAGAAGCATCAGGAAATATgacaaagaagaagatttgCATGCAACGTCCCTCGAAATCCGACTACTTAGACAACATGGTTTTCATGTATCAGAAG CTTCATATCTCCCCACGAAATCGGATACTAAATTGCGTGAAGTCATCAGACCTTTTGCGACagaacaaataagaaaatttgttgATAGTGGTCATGATGGTGAAACATGCAACCTTGAGGTACGTGAGAAGGCGATTCATGCGCTAGAAATGCCGTACCATTGGAGAATGAGAAGGCTAGAAACGAGATGGTACATAGCTGTGTACGAGAAGAAACATGACATGAATATTGTCTTGCTCGAATTTGCAAAAATCGATTTCAATATCGTACAAATTGCTCATCAAGAAGATCTCAAATACGTTTCCAG CTGGTGGAAGGAAACGTGTTTGGTTAACCAACTTCCTTTTGTAAGAGACAGAATAGTCGAGAATTATTTTTGGACCGTTGGATTAATATATGAACCTCAATTTGGAAATATACGACGGATCATGAGTATAGTCAATGCACTTGTTACAACCATTGACGACATTTACGATATATATGGCACTCTTGAAGAGCTTGAACTTTTCACTGACTTGGTTGATAA TTGGGATGTAAATCGTCTTGATGAGCTACCCGAGTACATGAGGTTGTGTTTTCTTATTCTGTTCAATGAAATCAACAGCATTGGATGTGAcattcttaaatataaaaatattgacgTCATCCCTTTTCTAAAAAAATCG TGGGCAGATTTATGTAATACATATCTAGTTGAAGCAAAGTGGTACAAAAAAGGATACAAACCAAGCGTGGAAGAATACATGCAAAATGCTTGGATTTCAATTTCTGCCCCAACAATATTGATTCACTTTTACTGCATTTTCTCTGACCAAATATCGGTTCAAATCTTGGAAAGTTTGTCTCAACACCGTCAAGAAATTGTCCGATGCGCGGCCACCATCCTTCGTCTGGCTAATGACCTTGGAACTTCGCCG GAATTGGCGAGAGGAGACGTTCTCAAATCTGCCCAGTGTTACATGCACGAGACGGGAGCGTCGGAGGAAGAGGCACATGCACACGTGCAGCAGATGATCTGTGACACGTGGGATGAAATTAACTCCGAAACAATAACGGCACGCACTTCATTGTTACTGTCTCGAGGTTTTGTGGAAGCCGCAGTTAACCTGGCACGCATGTCGCAGTGCATGTACCAATACGGCGATGGTCATGGATGTCCCGACAAAGCGAAAACCGTTGAGCGTGTCACGTCCTTGCTTGTTAATCCGGTCCCATTAGATGGActtaattaa
- the LOC106382005 gene encoding beta-myrcene/(E)-beta-ocimene synthase 2, chloroplastic isoform X3, with protein sequence MASLYMTSALIYQNVITHNNFRLPSFICRSMTKMTPDNVSVDVRRRRSGNYQPSPWDHSYLLSINNKYAKDQEKVIARDSLKEKVRKMLGAETRSRLEQLELIDDLQKLGISYHFEVEINNILMEFHHQNGRSIRKYDKEEDLHATSLEIRLLRQHGFHVSEDIFDVIINKIESETFKGDDINSIISLYEASYLPTKSDTKLREVIRPFATEQIRKFVDSGHDGETCNLEVREKAIHALEMPYHWRMRRLETRWYIAVYEKKHDMNIVLLEFAKIDFNIVQIAHQEDLKYVSSWDVNRLDELPEYMRLCFLILFNEINSIGCDILKYKNIDVIPFLKKSWADLCNTYLVEAKWYKKGYKPSVEEYMQNAWISISAPTILIHFYCIFSDQISVQILESLSQHRQEIVRCAATILRLANDLGTSPELARGDVLKSAQCYMHETGASEEEAHAHVQQMICDTWDEINSETITARTSLLLSRGFVEAAVNLARMSQCMYQYGDGHGCPDKAKTVERVTSLLVNPVPLDGLN encoded by the exons ATGGCTAGTTTATATATGACATCAGCTCTTATTTACCAAAATGTTATTACCCATAATAACTTCCGTCTTCCAAGTTTCATATGCAGATCCATGACCAAAATGACGCCGGATAATGTTTCTGTTGATGTCCGCCGTCGACGCTCCGGCAACTATCAGCCTTCTCCTTGGGACCATAGCTATCTCCTCtctatcaataataaatatgcG AAAGATCAAGAGAAAGTGATAGCTAGAGATTCGTTGAAGGAAAAAGTGAGGAAGATGCTTGGTGCTGAGACAAGGAGTCGTCTCGAGCAATTAGAGCTCATAGACGATTTGCAAAAACTTGGCATTTCATATCATTTTGAGGtagaaataaataacattttaatgGAGTTTCATCATCAAAATGGAAGAAGCATCAGGAAATATgacaaagaagaagatttgCATGCAACGTCCCTCGAAATCCGACTACTTAGACAACATGGTTTTCATGTATCAGAAG ACATATTTGATGTGATAATCAACAAAATAGAAAGTGAAACGTTCAAGGGTGACGATATAAATAGTATCATATCTTTGTATGAAGCTTCATATCTCCCCACGAAATCGGATACTAAATTGCGTGAAGTCATCAGACCTTTTGCGACagaacaaataagaaaatttgttgATAGTGGTCATGATGGTGAAACATGCAACCTTGAGGTACGTGAGAAGGCGATTCATGCGCTAGAAATGCCGTACCATTGGAGAATGAGAAGGCTAGAAACGAGATGGTACATAGCTGTGTACGAGAAGAAACATGACATGAATATTGTCTTGCTCGAATTTGCAAAAATCGATTTCAATATCGTACAAATTGCTCATCAAGAAGATCTCAAATACGTTTCCAG TTGGGATGTAAATCGTCTTGATGAGCTACCCGAGTACATGAGGTTGTGTTTTCTTATTCTGTTCAATGAAATCAACAGCATTGGATGTGAcattcttaaatataaaaatattgacgTCATCCCTTTTCTAAAAAAATCG TGGGCAGATTTATGTAATACATATCTAGTTGAAGCAAAGTGGTACAAAAAAGGATACAAACCAAGCGTGGAAGAATACATGCAAAATGCTTGGATTTCAATTTCTGCCCCAACAATATTGATTCACTTTTACTGCATTTTCTCTGACCAAATATCGGTTCAAATCTTGGAAAGTTTGTCTCAACACCGTCAAGAAATTGTCCGATGCGCGGCCACCATCCTTCGTCTGGCTAATGACCTTGGAACTTCGCCG GAATTGGCGAGAGGAGACGTTCTCAAATCTGCCCAGTGTTACATGCACGAGACGGGAGCGTCGGAGGAAGAGGCACATGCACACGTGCAGCAGATGATCTGTGACACGTGGGATGAAATTAACTCCGAAACAATAACGGCACGCACTTCATTGTTACTGTCTCGAGGTTTTGTGGAAGCCGCAGTTAACCTGGCACGCATGTCGCAGTGCATGTACCAATACGGCGATGGTCATGGATGTCCCGACAAAGCGAAAACCGTTGAGCGTGTCACGTCCTTGCTTGTTAATCCGGTCCCATTAGATGGActtaattaa